The Humulus lupulus chromosome 4, drHumLupu1.1, whole genome shotgun sequence genome has a window encoding:
- the LOC133830906 gene encoding T-complex protein 1 subunit delta, translating to MAAAPAPVSQPRSSFKTESYVDNKRKEDIRQANIVAARTVANAVRTSLGPKGMDKMISTANGEVIITNDGATILNKMEVLQPAAKMLVELSKSQDSAAGDGTTTVVVIAGALLKQCLTLLSNGIHPTVISDSLHKAAIKAVDVLTAMAVPVELSDRDSLIKSASTSLNSKVVSQYSTLLAPLAVDSVLTVVDPSKPELVDLRDIKIVKKLGGTVDDTELVKGLVFDKKVSHAAGGPTRMENAKIAVIQFQISPPKTDIEQSIVVSDYTQMDRILKEERNYILGMIKKIKATGCNVLLIQKSILRDAVTDLSLHYLAKAKILVIKDVERDEIEFITKTLNCLPIANIEHFRSEKLGYADLVEELSLGDGKIVKITGIKDMGRTTTVLVRGSNLLVLDEAERSLHDALCVIRCLVSKRFLIAGGGAPEIELSRQLGAWAKVLHGMEGYCVRSFAEALEVIPYTLAENAGLNPIAIVTELRNRHAQGEINAGINVRKGQITNILEENVVQPLLVSTSAITLATECVRMILKIDDIVTVR from the coding sequence ATGGCGGCGGCACCAGCACCGGTTTCCCAGCCTCGATCCTCTTTCAAGACCGAGTCCTATGTTGACAACAAGCGCAAGGAGGACATCCGCCAAGCCAACATCGTTGCCGCACGCACTGTTGCCAATGCCGTTCGGACCAGTCTTGGACCCAAGGGCATGGACAAGATGATCTCCACCGCCAATGGCGAGGTTATTATCACTAACGACGGTGCCACCATTCTCAACAAGATGGAGGTCCTCCAGCCCGCCGCTAAGATGCTTGTTGAGCTTTCGAAGTCCCAAGATTCCGCCGCTGGAGACGGCACCACCACCGTCGTCGTCATAGCTGGTGCGCTTCTGAAGCAGTGCCTCACTCTTTTGTCTAACGGTATTCACCCTACCGTCATCTCGGATTCTCTTCACAAGGCCGCTATTAAAGCCGTTGATGTTCTTACCGCCATGGCCGTCCCCGTCGAGCTCTCTGATCGCGATTCGCTGATCAAGTCTGCTAGCACTTCGCTGAACAGCAAAGTTGTTAGCCAGTACTCCACTTTGCTCGCGCCTCTCGCTGTGGACTCTGTTCTCACGGTTGTGGATCCTTCGAAGCCAGAATTGGTCGATTTGAGAGACATCAAGATTGTGAAGAAGCTTGGTGGAACAGTTGACGATACTGAGCTCGTCAAAGGTTTAGTGTTCGATAAGAAAGTGAGCCACGCAGCTGGAGGACCTACTCGAATGGAGAACGCGAAGATAGCGGTGATCCAGTTCCAGATTTCTCCCCCCAAAACCGATATTGAACAGAGTATTGTTGTTTCGGATTACACCCAGATGGATCGAATTTTAAAGGAGGAGAGAAATTACATTCTGGGAATGATTAAGAAGATCAAGGCCACTGGCTGCAATGTTCTTTTGATTCAGAAGAGTATTCTGAGAGATGCTGTTACTGATTTGTCACTGCATTATCTGGCCAAGGCCAAGATTTTGGTAATTAAGGATGTCGAGCGTGACGAGATTGAGTTCATTACCAAGACCCTGAACTGTTTGCCCATTGCCAACATCGAGCATTTTCGATCAGAGAAGCTCGGATATGCTGATCTTGTTGAGGAGCTTTCGCTGGGAGATGGGAAGATTGTGAAGATCACCGGTATTAAGGATATGGGGAGGACTACGACTGTGCTTGTTCGTGGGTCAAACCTGTTGGTGCTTGATGAGGCAGAGCGGAGTTTGCACGATGCTCTATGCGTGATAAGGTGTTTGGTGAGCAAGAGGTTTTTGATTGCTGGTGGTGGTGCGCCGGAGATTGAGCTGTCACGCCAATTGGGTGCATGGGCTAAGGTTCTGCACGGCATGGAGGGGTACTGTGTTCGGTCCTTTGCTGAGGCACTTGAGGTTATTCCTTACACACTAGCTGAGAATGCAGGATTAAACCCAATTGCGATTGTGACCGAGTTGAGGAATAGGCATGCACAGGGGGAAATCAATGCTGGAATCAATGTGAGGAAGGGACAAATCACGAATATCTTGGAAGAGAATGTGGTGCAGCCACTACTTGTGAGCACAAGCGCGATAACCCTGGCTACAGAGTGTGTCCGGATGATTTTGAAGATTGATGACATCGTCACTGTTAGATAG
- the LOC133829227 gene encoding uncharacterized protein LOC133829227 produces the protein MSQPEESLRGAVFGGNPSAGPKMKRLRTSKNAAGVPTKSSAKEKEQTPAAQVAGAILPAAGGSNMPPPPPRAPAAARDAGTELGTSAIVPSDVRIPVNPQDLEKIPKAFRGTVYELAYYAVSHIYRFTEKKLRAIETLSPVGVLESSLGMAMTSAVALHRSIVRTKTQLEDMGSEHQTTLQAAKDALAASQVEL, from the exons atgtctcagcccgaggagagcctgcgaggtgcggtcttcggggggaacccctcagctgggccaaaaatgaaaaggctccggacgtccaagaatGCCGCTGGGGTCCCCACCAAGTCttcggcaaaggagaaggagcaaaccccggctgcccaggtcgcgggagcgattcttcctgctgcagggggaagcaacatgcctccaccccctccgcgagctccagctgccgcccgggacgcaggaacggagctcgggacttcggcgattgtaccctccgatgtacgcatcccagtcaatccccaggacctggagaagatccccaaggccttccggggaacggtgtatgagttgGCGTACTACGCCGTTAGCCACATATACAGGTTCACCGAGAAgaagctccgggccatcgagacactgagcccggtgggcgtgctggagtcttcattgggcatggccatgacg agcgccgttgcccttcaccggagcatcgtcaggaccaaaactcagcttgaGGACATGGGcagcgagcaccagactaccctgcaggcggctaaggatgccttggcggcctcgcaggtcgagttgtaa